In a genomic window of Rhopalosiphum maidis isolate BTI-1 chromosome 4, ASM367621v3, whole genome shotgun sequence:
- the LOC113548258 gene encoding translation initiation factor eIF-2B subunit epsilon-like has product MSTNKVQKQDVLQAVVVANFFHKNFWPAADGDSACLLPLVNRPLIHYTLDMLESSGIVDVIVFCSSGSADRIKASVQRASCARRLNIVYTTSDTCRSFGDVLRHLDACALIRNDFVLLWGNVVGRLPLLPLVKRFKTLRQTGDRGAVMTIVYQRSGDPNTTSAADQTIVLAADTSRVLFHNRARGKINLPLELVLDKTVDIRRDLVDTNVVVCSTAVPPLFADNFDFQTKDDFVKGLLINEEILNSTLYAHVVDDDGYAGEVFDWPSYERVTRDVLHRWSYPQVPEVVDKYSIRYGNVYFGENLKLALTCDVGNDTVVGSDSKFGSDTRISNTVVGKNCTIGNNVVIENSYLFNGVNVKDRSVIRFSVIGENCTIKENSNISDSCILGSGVVIEPNTELKQKRLLSSDSNKKSKKLSAKAYIYDAENNSDSDDDEDVRGLTFRKRTWSINSCSSSDDDTASVAASIPDDICMFYSEVVDSLIRGFEDHVHCDNLILEINSSRYAYNINYREANFQVIRAMLTLNSKAELEALNQVRYYTQLQSKLDYFMPVLRNYIKTTDSCEDCLSAIEDIAKGEELLNTVIVKVIHHLYNMNILSEESILKWHEKEENTQFAKNIREKANKLIEWLKDAEEETDSDEDDSS; this is encoded by the coding sequence ATGAGCACCAACAAGGTGCAGAAGCAGGACGTGCTGCAGGCCGTGGTGGTGGCCAACTTCTTCCACAAGAACTTCTGGCCGGCGGCCGACGGGGACAGCGCGTGCCTGTTACCTCTCGTCAACCGGCCTCTGATACACTACACGCTCGACATGCTCGAGTCTTCGGGCATCGTGGACGTCATCGTGTTCTGCTCCAGCGGGAGCGCAGACCGGATCAAGGCGTCCGTGCAGCGCGCGTCCTGTGCCCGACGGCTGAACATCGTCTACACTACTTCGGACACCTGCCGATCGTTCGGCGACGTGCTCCGGCACTTGGACGCGTGTGCGCTCATCCGAAACGACTTCGTGTTGCTGTGGGGCAACGTCGTGGGCCGGCTGCCGCTGTTGCCGCTCGTCAAGCGTTTCAAGACGCTGCGACAGACCGGCGACAGGGGAGCCGTCATGACGATCGTCTACCAGCGGTCCGGTGACCCGAACACCACCTCGGCGGCGGACCAGACCATCGTGTTGGCCGCCGACACTAGCAGGGTGCTGTTCCACAACAGGGCCCGAGGCAAGATCAACCTGCCGCTGGAACTGGTGCTCGACAAGACGGTGGACATTAGGCGCGACCTAGTCGACACGAACGTAGTCGTCTGTTCGACGGCCGTCCCGCCGCTGTTCGCAGACAACTTCGACTTCCAGACCAAGGACGACTTCGTCAAGGGGCTGCTCATCAACGAGGAGATATTGAACAGCACGCTCTACGCCCATGTGGTGGACGACGACGGATACGCCGGTGAAGTGTTCGACTGGCCGTCGTACGAGCGGGTCACCCGAGACGTATTGCACCGATGGTCTTATCCCCAGGTCCCAGAAGTGGTGGACAAATACAGTATCAGGTACGGCAACGTCTACTTCGGCGAGAACTTAAAGCTGGCCCTGACCTGTGACGTGGGCAACGATACGGTCGTGGGATCGGACTCGAAATTCGGTAGCGACACGAGGATATCCAACACGGTCGTCGGCAAAAACTGTACGATCGGTAATAACGTCGTGATAGAAAACTCTTACCTTTTCAACGGTGTCAATGTCAAAGACAGATCCGTTATACGGTTTTCAGTCATTGGAGAGAACTGTACGATCAAAGAGAACAGTAACATCTCAGATAGTTGTATTCTAGGGAGTGGAGTCGTGATCGAACCGAACACTGAGTTAAAGCAGAAACGCCTACTCAGTTCTGactcaaataaaaaatcgaaaaagttGAGTGCCAAAGCGTACATTTACGACGCAGAAAACAATTCAGATTCAGACGATGATGAAGATGTGAGAGGCTTGACGTTTCGCAAAAGGACTTGGTCCATCAACAGTTGCTCTTCATCGGACGACGACACTGCATCAGTGGCTGCGTCCATTCCCGATGACATATGCATGTTCTACTCTGAGGTTGTGGACTCGTTGATCAGAGGTTTTGAAGACCATGTGCATTGCGACAAcctaatattagaaattaattctTCGCGGTATGCgtacaatatcaattatagAGAAGCTAACTTTCAAGTGATTCGAGCAATGTTGACGCTGAACAGCAAAGCTGAGCTTGAGGCTCTGAACCAAGTACGGTATTACACACAGCTGCAGTCTAAATTAGACTACTTTATGCCAGTACTAAGGAACTACATCAAAACTACAGATTCCTGTGAAGACTGTCTGTCTGCGATCGAAGACATTGCCAAAGGTGAGGAACTGCTCAACACAGTTATAGTCAAAGTAATAcatcatttatataacatgAACATACTGAGTGAAGAATCAATTCTAAAGTGGCATGAAAAAGAAGAGAACACTCAATttgcaaaaaatataagagAAAAAGCAAACAAATTAATCGAATGGTTAAAGGACGCTGAAGAAGAAACAGATTCTGATGAAGATGACAgttcgtaa